The following proteins are co-located in the Trichormus variabilis 0441 genome:
- a CDS encoding non-ribosomal peptide synthetase has product MKTLDELLSELRQRNVQLWLEGDRLRYRVAKDSLTPELLTELKSQKAEIIDFLRRITTVASSQIPPIVSCERNGSLPLSFGQQRLWFLHQFEPDSSSNNMPVVVRFTGNLNVTILEESINEVVRRHEVLRTTFPAVNGKATLLIAPDISLQLPIIDLQSVSDEEREAEAYRLATNEAHRPFDLANGPILRVLLLRLSEQEHLLIWNMHCIVCDGASSDVFYQDLTTIYKALAEGKASPLSPLPLQYADFAHWQHQWLQGEVLESQVNYWKQKLEGSLPIIQLPYDRPRPAGAQTYRGDRSALLLPKSLNYALTELSQKWGVTLFMTLLTVFELLLYRYSGQEDLLISFASAGRGQVETERLIGFFSNTLVLRSNLAGNPTFRQLLGRVRKDCLEAYAHQDLPFERLIEELRPEQRNRSTSPLFQVKFSLNPPWSNGRGMASVELPDLKITSLFGYIYHGKTKYDLTLVLREQDNGLGMVFDYNADMFESSTIERMLGHFQNLLEGIVANPDCPISELTLLTQPEQHQLLVEWNHRQTADIKDICIHQLFEAQVRRTPHNIAVIEDNQQLNYQELNERANQLAHYLQTLGVGAGICVGLYLEPSLEMIVGLLGICKAGGTYIPITPTSHPNDLAFILNDAHVSLLLTKKSWSEKLPECESSIICLDSDEEVIAPHSRQNLVTQVTSGNLACVIYAPNPINKPDGIAMSHSNLVNHAVAIHQLWEVSAGDRILVFSGISSDTTIESLFPCWMNGASAVIQPQTTQNSITNFFSFIAQQQITVLNLPTFFWYKILKEISTSQAPLLESLRLVMVGGEKVSRTAYESWIELVGKQTRWLNAYGSIATTFTATVYDPQTASSETEILIGQPIANTQIYILDQLLQPVPVGAPGEVYISGVGVAKGYFRRTDLTSERFIPHPFSDNTHERLYKTGDLARYLPDGNIEYLGRTDNQVKICGVCVDLEQIEALLHQHQAITQAVVIATEVTSGEKQLVAYLVTQPEQTPTIDDLQTFLSQKIPHYWIPSDFIFLESLPVNTNGQVNRGALPEPNFIKQKSGANFVAPRNQLEIELTKIWENVLGKHPIGLKDNFFGLGGHSLLALRMFSQIETIFGKNLPLAILFQAPTIQQLSDILQQEGCSTSWSSLVPIQLNGSKPPLFLIHPIGGNVLEYSTLTHYLGEEQPIYGLQSLGLDGKQAPLNRVEDMANAYLQEIRSIQPNGPYFIAGYSFGGLVAYEMAQQLYTQGQKIGLLALLDTSCPNLQITRPSLNKFVRVHVNNLWKLQPQEKLIYIRNWLKWYLKKKNTRDVLIQDWQEVLENSHIVNVIDANVQAYENYTAQPYAGAMTLFRSSIQPVKLSDNIDLGWHDLVTGGLEIHHLTGDHSRLLKEPHVQKLTKQLKICLERSLTDNTLLFDDLNKFQPRLISHVGTTQTSSQFSINVSK; this is encoded by the coding sequence ATGAAAACATTGGATGAACTCCTATCTGAGCTACGTCAGCGAAATGTGCAGCTTTGGCTGGAAGGCGATCGCCTACGCTATCGGGTAGCAAAAGACAGCCTCACCCCAGAACTGCTAACAGAGTTAAAGTCTCAAAAAGCGGAAATCATTGACTTTCTGCGGCGAATTACCACAGTAGCCAGTTCTCAAATTCCTCCAATCGTATCCTGTGAACGGAACGGTAGCTTACCACTTTCTTTTGGTCAACAAAGGTTATGGTTTCTCCATCAGTTTGAACCTGATAGTTCCTCAAATAATATGCCAGTGGTGGTGCGTTTTACAGGGAATCTCAACGTTACCATCCTCGAAGAAAGCATTAACGAAGTCGTCCGTCGTCATGAAGTTTTGCGGACAACTTTCCCCGCCGTCAATGGAAAAGCTACTCTACTCATCGCTCCTGATATTTCTTTACAATTGCCAATAATTGATTTGCAGTCAGTATCAGATGAAGAACGGGAGGCTGAGGCTTACCGATTAGCAACTAATGAAGCTCATCGACCCTTTGACTTGGCTAACGGCCCCATCTTGCGAGTCTTACTGCTCAGGTTGAGCGAACAAGAGCATCTGCTAATTTGGAATATGCACTGCATAGTTTGTGATGGGGCTTCATCTGATGTGTTTTATCAGGACTTGACCACCATCTACAAAGCTTTGGCAGAGGGAAAAGCATCTCCATTATCTCCTTTACCACTACAGTATGCTGATTTTGCTCACTGGCAACATCAGTGGCTACAAGGAGAGGTTTTAGAGTCCCAAGTAAATTACTGGAAGCAAAAACTAGAGGGCAGTTTACCTATTATTCAATTACCTTACGATCGCCCTCGTCCTGCTGGTGCGCAGACTTATCGGGGCGATCGCTCCGCCCTATTGCTACCAAAATCTCTGAATTATGCCCTAACAGAATTGAGTCAAAAGTGGGGTGTAACTCTCTTTATGACTCTACTGACAGTGTTTGAGCTATTACTCTACCGTTATTCTGGTCAAGAAGACCTACTTATTAGTTTTGCCAGTGCTGGTCGGGGGCAGGTGGAAACCGAAAGACTAATTGGATTTTTTTCTAATACTCTTGTCCTGCGGAGTAACTTGGCAGGTAACCCAACTTTCCGCCAATTGTTGGGTCGGGTACGTAAGGATTGCTTAGAAGCTTATGCCCACCAAGACCTACCCTTTGAACGATTAATTGAAGAACTCAGACCAGAACAACGCAATCGCAGCACCTCACCACTATTTCAGGTGAAATTTTCCCTCAACCCCCCTTGGTCGAATGGTCGTGGCATGGCATCGGTGGAGTTGCCTGATTTGAAGATTACTTCCCTGTTTGGTTACATCTATCATGGCAAGACCAAATATGATTTGACATTGGTGTTACGGGAACAGGATAACGGACTAGGCATGGTATTTGACTACAATGCAGATATGTTTGAGTCAAGTACCATAGAAAGGATGTTGGGACACTTCCAGAATTTACTTGAAGGTATTGTAGCTAATCCAGATTGTCCGATTTCCGAATTAACTCTGTTAACACAGCCAGAGCAGCATCAGCTTTTAGTTGAGTGGAATCATCGCCAAACTGCGGATATTAAAGATATTTGCATTCATCAATTATTTGAGGCTCAAGTCCGACGCACTCCCCATAATATTGCTGTAATTGAGGATAATCAACAACTAAATTATCAAGAACTCAACGAACGTGCCAACCAATTAGCTCATTATTTGCAGACATTAGGTGTAGGTGCAGGGATATGTGTTGGTTTATATTTAGAGCCATCTCTGGAAATGATTGTCGGATTGCTAGGTATTTGCAAAGCCGGAGGAACATACATACCAATCACCCCAACATCCCACCCCAATGATCTAGCTTTCATCTTAAATGATGCTCATGTATCTTTATTGTTAACTAAAAAGTCCTGGTCTGAGAAACTACCTGAGTGTGAATCCAGCATTATTTGTTTGGATAGTGATGAAGAAGTGATCGCCCCCCACAGTCGGCAAAATTTAGTCACTCAGGTAACATCTGGGAATCTCGCCTGTGTAATATATGCACCCAATCCGATAAATAAACCCGACGGGATCGCCATGAGCCACAGCAATTTAGTTAATCATGCTGTAGCTATTCATCAACTTTGGGAAGTGAGCGCAGGCGATCGCATCCTAGTGTTTTCTGGTATCAGTAGCGATACAACTATCGAATCACTATTTCCCTGTTGGATGAATGGTGCTAGTGCAGTTATTCAGCCCCAAACCACCCAAAACTCAATCACAAATTTCTTTTCGTTCATCGCCCAACAGCAGATTACAGTTCTCAATTTACCTACTTTCTTTTGGTATAAAATACTTAAAGAAATATCAACCTCTCAAGCACCTTTACTTGAAAGCTTACGCTTGGTAATGGTTGGCGGCGAAAAAGTCTCACGTACTGCTTATGAAAGTTGGATAGAACTGGTCGGGAAACAAACACGCTGGCTCAATGCCTATGGCTCAATCGCCACAACTTTCACTGCCACAGTTTACGATCCACAAACAGCTAGTAGTGAAACAGAAATTCTCATCGGTCAACCCATAGCCAATACTCAAATATACATTCTCGATCAACTATTGCAACCTGTACCCGTTGGCGCTCCTGGAGAAGTCTACATCAGTGGTGTTGGTGTCGCTAAAGGCTACTTCAGACGCACTGATTTGACATCTGAGAGATTTATTCCTCATCCCTTCAGTGACAATACTCATGAAAGATTGTATAAAACTGGAGATTTAGCCCGCTACCTACCAGATGGCAACATTGAATATTTGGGACGCACTGACAACCAAGTTAAAATATGTGGTGTCTGTGTTGATTTAGAACAAATAGAAGCTCTACTTCATCAACATCAAGCCATAACTCAAGCCGTGGTTATTGCTACTGAAGTAACTTCTGGCGAAAAGCAGCTAGTAGCTTACCTCGTCACTCAACCAGAACAAACTCCTACAATTGATGATTTACAAACTTTTCTCTCACAAAAAATTCCCCATTACTGGATTCCTTCAGACTTTATTTTCCTAGAATCTCTACCTGTCAATACCAACGGGCAAGTCAATCGTGGCGCTCTCCCAGAGCCTAATTTCATCAAACAAAAATCAGGAGCTAATTTTGTAGCTCCTCGCAATCAGCTAGAAATAGAGTTAACGAAAATTTGGGAAAATGTTTTAGGTAAACATCCAATAGGATTAAAAGACAACTTTTTCGGGTTGGGAGGACATTCACTTTTAGCACTACGAATGTTTTCTCAGATTGAAACTATTTTTGGTAAAAATCTCCCCCTAGCTATCCTCTTTCAAGCACCGACAATTCAGCAATTATCTGACATTTTGCAACAGGAAGGATGCTCAACTTCATGGTCTTCACTTGTTCCTATCCAACTCAATGGATCTAAGCCACCTTTATTTCTAATTCATCCAATTGGTGGTAACGTTTTAGAGTATTCTACCCTCACCCATTATTTAGGTGAAGAACAACCCATTTACGGACTACAGTCCTTGGGATTAGATGGTAAGCAAGCTCCTCTGAACCGAGTTGAAGACATGGCTAACGCCTATCTTCAAGAAATACGTAGCATTCAACCTAATGGGCCATATTTCATTGCAGGTTATTCCTTTGGTGGATTAGTAGCCTATGAAATGGCACAACAACTATACACTCAAGGACAAAAAATAGGACTCTTAGCCTTATTAGATACAAGCTGTCCTAACTTACAAATAACTCGTCCATCATTGAATAAATTTGTCCGAGTTCATGTAAATAATCTTTGGAAACTTCAACCCCAAGAGAAGTTGATTTATATCCGCAATTGGTTGAAGTGGTATTTAAAAAAGAAAAATACCAGAGATGTTTTAATTCAAGATTGGCAAGAAGTTTTGGAAAACTCTCATATTGTCAATGTTATAGATGCTAACGTACAAGCTTATGAAAATTACACAGCTCAACCGTATGCAGGAGCAATGACTTTATTTCGCTCTAGCATACAGCCAGTAAAATTGTCAGACAATATTGATTTGGGATGGCATGATTTAGTCACGGGAGGTTTAGAGATTCATCATCTTACTGGAGATCACAGCAGGTTACTCAAAGAACCCCACGTCCAAAAATTGACAAAACAATTGAAAATCTGTTTAGAGCGATCGCTAACAGACAATACTTTGCTTTTTGATGATTTAAATAAATTTCAACCAAGGCTGATTTCTCATGTCGGGACAACGCAAACTAGTAGTCAATTCTCTATCAATGTTAGTAAATAA
- a CDS encoding non-ribosomal peptide synthetase, producing MKILPIENQTELTAIDFDPFADGELLLTAPATESQKEIWASVQMGSAANCAYNESQSLNLKGQFNLEAFQSAIQQLVQRHEALRTTFSTNGSTLCIVASLLIDIPFIDVSNLEVQEREIKVAEILQQEVGQPFDLEHGPLFRAKIIKLHPQEHLVTLTAHHIICDGWSWGVLMPDLGQIYSDLLQGIMPDLEEPDKFSEYAILQEEEEQTSEAIATEQYWLEQFSDSVPVVDFPTDRPRPPLRTFNAAREDWQLKPELVTHLKQLGTKFGCSFMTTILAGFEVWLHRLTGQNDLVVGIPAAGQAASGQYNLVGHCVNLLPLRTQIDSQKSFSDYLQTRRSTILDAYDHQQFTFGGLVKKLSLPRDSSRIPLVPITFNIDQGLDSDKLPFAGLEVEFFSNPRSFENFELFINATELRGQLTLECQYNTNLFDADTIRRRLAELETLLLGIVSNPDQIIAKLPILPAVEQQLLAAWNQTQTDYPQDKSIHQLFAEQVERTPDAVALIFQEQQLTYRELNIRANKLAQYLQTLGVGADVLVGICVERSLEMVVGLLGILKAGGAYVPLDPGYPPERLAFMLADTQIQLLLTQKHLVEKLPTHTATLICLDTDGDTINQTTVENPVSNVTANNLAYVMYTSGSTGQPKGVSVIHQGVVRLVKETNYVSLTNKEVFLQISPISFDASTFEIWGCLLNGGKLVIFPPNTPSLDELEQIIQQHQVTTLWLTAGLFHLIVDEKIDALKPLRQLLAGGDVLSVSHVQKFLSTVENCKLINGYGPTENTTFTCCYDITAPLKPGASIPIGRPIANSQVYILDSHLQPVPIGVTGELYIGGDGLAREYFHRPDLTAERFILHPFNSDPQSRLYKSGDLARYLPDGEIEYLGRIDNQVKVSGFRIELGEIEIAFLQHPAVKEAVVVVREDIPGEKLLVGYFVAETGQDNLSIISELRQFLKQQLPEYMVPKVFMALEALPLNANGKVDRRVLPKPDSSRPELEANYVAPRTPIEQQIADIWTQVLNIKRVGIYDNFFELGGYSLVGIQVISRLRQALQVEILMSNLFELPTVADLAERVETLRWATQNVQATGVETADDYEEGEL from the coding sequence ATGAAAATATTACCTATAGAAAATCAAACTGAATTGACCGCTATTGATTTCGATCCATTTGCAGATGGTGAATTATTATTAACTGCCCCTGCTACCGAATCTCAAAAAGAAATTTGGGCATCTGTACAGATGGGGAGTGCTGCTAATTGTGCTTATAACGAATCCCAATCCCTAAACTTAAAAGGACAATTCAATTTAGAAGCTTTTCAATCTGCTATCCAACAGCTAGTTCAACGTCATGAGGCTTTACGAACAACCTTTAGTACTAATGGTAGTACACTCTGTATTGTGGCTTCGTTACTAATTGATATTCCTTTTATTGATGTTTCTAATTTAGAGGTTCAAGAGAGAGAAATAAAAGTAGCTGAAATCTTACAGCAAGAAGTAGGACAACCTTTTGATTTAGAACATGGCCCACTATTTCGAGCAAAAATAATTAAATTGCATCCCCAAGAACATTTAGTTACTTTAACTGCCCATCATATTATTTGTGATGGTTGGTCTTGGGGGGTGCTGATGCCTGATTTGGGTCAGATATATTCTGATTTGCTGCAAGGGATAATGCCTGATTTAGAAGAGCCAGACAAATTTAGTGAATACGCTATTTTACAGGAAGAAGAAGAACAAACATCAGAAGCGATCGCCACAGAACAATATTGGTTAGAGCAATTTTCCGACTCAGTACCCGTAGTAGACTTTCCTACAGATCGTCCCCGTCCACCACTGAGGACTTTTAACGCCGCCCGTGAAGACTGGCAATTAAAACCCGAACTAGTTACCCACCTCAAACAACTAGGAACAAAATTTGGTTGTAGCTTTATGACAACTATTTTGGCAGGGTTTGAAGTGTGGCTGCATCGATTGACCGGACAAAATGATCTAGTGGTCGGTATTCCCGCCGCCGGACAAGCTGCCTCAGGACAGTATAATCTTGTAGGGCATTGCGTAAATTTATTACCACTGCGGACTCAGATAGATAGCCAAAAATCTTTTAGTGACTACTTACAAACTAGACGTTCCACCATCTTAGATGCCTACGATCATCAACAATTCACCTTTGGTGGCCTAGTCAAAAAACTGTCACTGCCACGGGATTCTAGCCGGATTCCTTTAGTGCCAATTACATTCAATATTGATCAAGGATTGGATAGTGATAAATTACCCTTCGCTGGACTGGAAGTAGAATTTTTCTCTAATCCTCGCTCATTTGAAAATTTTGAACTGTTTATCAACGCTACAGAATTGCGTGGTCAACTGACACTGGAATGTCAGTACAACACTAATTTATTTGATGCTGATACTATCCGCCGTCGCCTGGCAGAGTTGGAAACCTTGCTATTGGGTATAGTGTCTAACCCCGATCAAATTATTGCTAAGTTGCCCATCTTACCAGCCGTTGAGCAACAGTTATTAGCCGCATGGAACCAGACTCAAACTGACTATCCCCAAGATAAATCCATACACCAGTTATTTGCGGAACAGGTAGAGCGCACCCCCGACGCTGTGGCGTTGATATTTCAAGAGCAACAACTAACTTATCGAGAATTAAATATTCGAGCCAATAAATTGGCGCAATATCTGCAAACACTAGGAGTCGGGGCAGACGTTCTGGTGGGTATCTGCGTGGAGCGTTCCTTAGAAATGGTGGTGGGTCTTTTAGGCATCCTAAAAGCAGGTGGCGCTTATGTACCACTAGATCCTGGTTATCCACCAGAACGCCTGGCTTTCATGCTGGCAGACACCCAAATTCAATTATTATTGACTCAAAAACACCTAGTTGAAAAGCTACCTACCCACACTGCAACATTAATTTGTTTAGATACCGATGGGGATACGATCAACCAAACAACAGTAGAAAATCCCGTTAGTAACGTCACAGCCAATAACTTGGCTTATGTGATGTACACATCTGGTTCTACAGGTCAGCCCAAAGGTGTCAGTGTTATTCATCAAGGCGTAGTGAGATTAGTCAAAGAAACTAACTATGTCAGCCTCACCAATAAAGAAGTATTTCTGCAAATTAGCCCCATCTCTTTCGACGCTTCAACTTTTGAAATTTGGGGTTGTTTGCTCAACGGTGGAAAACTAGTAATATTCCCTCCAAACACACCATCTTTAGACGAATTAGAGCAAATTATTCAACAACACCAGGTAACAACTCTGTGGTTAACGGCTGGGTTATTTCATCTGATAGTCGATGAAAAAATTGATGCGTTAAAACCCTTACGTCAATTATTAGCAGGTGGTGATGTTTTATCAGTTTCCCACGTCCAGAAATTCCTTAGCACAGTAGAGAACTGTAAATTAATTAATGGTTATGGACCAACGGAAAACACAACTTTTACTTGCTGTTATGACATCACAGCACCACTAAAACCAGGGGCTTCTATTCCCATTGGTCGCCCGATCGCCAATAGCCAAGTTTATATATTAGACTCTCATTTACAACCAGTTCCCATTGGGGTCACAGGTGAACTGTACATTGGTGGGGATGGTCTAGCGCGAGAATATTTCCATCGCCCTGATTTAACTGCTGAGAGATTTATTCTTCATCCTTTTAACTCAGATCCTCAATCACGCTTATATAAAAGTGGTGATTTGGCACGCTATTTACCCGATGGCGAGATTGAATACCTGGGTCGGATTGATAATCAGGTAAAAGTCAGTGGTTTCCGCATAGAATTGGGTGAAATTGAAATCGCCTTTTTACAACATCCAGCAGTCAAAGAAGCTGTTGTAGTTGTTAGAGAAGATATTCCTGGAGAGAAACTCTTAGTTGGTTATTTTGTTGCAGAAACTGGTCAAGATAACTTGTCAATCATCTCGGAATTACGTCAATTTTTAAAACAACAACTCCCAGAATATATGGTGCCAAAGGTTTTTATGGCACTGGAAGCTTTACCACTAAATGCTAACGGCAAAGTTGATCGCCGAGTACTACCAAAACCTGATTCTTCTCGTCCAGAATTAGAAGCAAATTATGTCGCACCGCGCACTCCCATTGAACAACAAATTGCTGACATCTGGACGCAGGTTCTCAATATCAAACGGGTGGGAATTTACGACAACTTTTTTGAACTGGGTGGATATTCTCTAGTAGGCATCCAAGTAATATCTAGACTACGCCAAGCCCTGCAAGTAGAAATCTTGATGTCCAACTTATTTGAACTACCAACCGTGGCAGATTTAGCAGAACGAGTAGAGACTCTGCGTTGGGCAACTCAGAACGTTCAAGCTACTGGAGTTGAAACCGCAGATGATTACGAGGAAGGTGAGCTATGA
- a CDS encoding TIGR04325 family methyltransferase yields MTVIASPYQKYQFLKKVLKNIPVISDYIRYHWSFYRTLTACRGVYRNFPEALRATPKGAKAGYNQPEISKHPSAAKLTAAREANEFNSQDYPILVWLASAFRNSSTVFDLGGNVGHAYYTSKKFLQYPHNLQWLVCDIPEVVNAGEELAKKGNNPGLSFTVDFSQAENSDILITCGTLQYIEPSLAEMLNKLKKKPRHILINQVPFYDGETFITLQNIGYAFCPYKIQNRHEFIASLSAIGYELIDNWKLERSCAIPFHPERLVRNYQGFYLRLQ; encoded by the coding sequence ATGACTGTAATAGCCTCCCCCTATCAAAAATATCAGTTTTTGAAAAAAGTTTTAAAGAACATTCCGGTTATCTCAGATTACATCCGTTATCACTGGAGTTTTTATAGAACTCTAACTGCTTGCCGGGGCGTTTATCGTAACTTTCCTGAAGCGTTGCGGGCAACTCCAAAAGGGGCTAAAGCTGGCTACAACCAGCCTGAAATTAGTAAACATCCATCCGCAGCAAAATTAACAGCAGCCAGGGAGGCTAATGAGTTTAATAGTCAGGATTATCCAATCCTTGTCTGGCTTGCGTCTGCATTCAGAAATAGTTCAACTGTTTTTGACCTCGGTGGTAATGTAGGACACGCCTACTATACTTCCAAAAAGTTTTTGCAATATCCTCACAATTTACAATGGTTAGTATGTGATATTCCAGAAGTAGTTAACGCAGGAGAGGAGTTAGCAAAAAAAGGCAATAACCCAGGCTTATCTTTTACTGTAGATTTTTCCCAGGCGGAAAATTCAGACATCTTGATTACTTGCGGGACTCTTCAATACATAGAACCATCATTGGCAGAGATGTTGAATAAATTGAAGAAAAAACCTCGTCACATCTTGATAAATCAAGTACCATTTTACGACGGAGAAACATTTATTACACTACAAAATATTGGTTATGCTTTTTGTCCTTACAAAATTCAAAATCGCCACGAATTTATTGCATCACTTTCTGCAATTGGATATGAATTAATTGATAATTGGAAATTAGAGCGTTCCTGTGCTATACCTTTTCATCCTGAGAGATTGGTTCGTAACTATCAAGGATTCTATTTACGTCTTCAATAG
- a CDS encoding oligosaccharide flippase family protein: MLVNKLTQGITTFVLTAAIARNLGASSLGQYLLALSYYYIFVNLISQGFKTLFTREIAREPELTSEYLVSGTLLQFVFSIIGYLALVVVVFLLPYNADTSFICYVMGLTIVPFALSNITEAIFQAQEKMHLIAISTVPVYILRLLVMVWAMQLNYGVEYIAGILLFSECLILVIEWLLLTKIIKPKWHIKQDFIWKTIKAARTFVAIEGIGIIAGKLNLLILSILGSEILVGIYGAVIQLLQPFILVSSSIALAAFPSMSKAVALGKNQQRKVAEDVINILLCMSLPFFIGILLFSHELLSLVYKDQGITAATTTLKLVSFALISNSFSGIFGYLLIANGFEKFNLLEAVLTTLVGGISGIVLIGQHQLLGAALMSLFMSYTNLSFFGYIIYRRLFSLNLRRVLIRPLLITTFMTAVFFLLKTTNLNFVWILIFAFSVYIMLISLLAIRQFGGFNSVYKKILSKG; the protein is encoded by the coding sequence ATGTTAGTAAATAAGTTAACACAAGGGATTACAACCTTTGTATTAACTGCGGCTATAGCTCGTAATCTCGGCGCTTCCTCCTTAGGGCAATATCTTTTGGCTCTCAGCTATTACTACATTTTTGTGAATCTTATATCTCAAGGTTTTAAGACCTTGTTTACTAGAGAAATAGCTCGTGAGCCAGAATTAACATCAGAATACCTAGTAAGCGGTACTTTATTACAGTTTGTTTTTAGCATTATTGGTTATTTAGCCCTAGTTGTTGTAGTATTTTTACTACCCTATAATGCCGATACTTCATTCATTTGTTACGTTATGGGCTTGACTATTGTACCTTTTGCCCTTTCCAACATCACGGAGGCAATTTTTCAAGCTCAAGAAAAAATGCACTTAATTGCTATTTCTACGGTACCAGTTTATATTCTGCGTTTACTGGTGATGGTTTGGGCAATGCAGCTAAATTATGGAGTTGAATATATTGCCGGAATTTTACTATTTTCCGAATGTTTGATTCTGGTAATTGAATGGTTGTTACTGACTAAGATAATTAAACCTAAATGGCACATTAAGCAAGATTTTATCTGGAAAACTATCAAAGCAGCCCGCACTTTTGTTGCTATTGAGGGAATAGGTATTATTGCCGGCAAATTAAATCTACTTATTTTATCTATTTTAGGTAGTGAAATATTAGTTGGCATTTATGGGGCAGTCATACAGCTTTTACAGCCCTTTATTCTTGTTTCTAGTAGTATAGCCTTGGCTGCTTTTCCTAGTATGTCCAAAGCTGTTGCTTTAGGTAAAAATCAACAACGCAAAGTAGCAGAAGATGTAATTAACATCCTACTTTGTATGAGTTTACCGTTCTTTATCGGAATTTTATTATTTTCTCATGAATTATTGTCATTAGTCTACAAAGACCAAGGTATCACGGCAGCAACAACAACTTTAAAGTTAGTCTCTTTTGCACTAATTTCAAATAGTTTTTCGGGAATATTTGGCTATTTGTTGATAGCAAATGGCTTTGAAAAATTTAACTTACTAGAAGCAGTATTAACTACATTGGTGGGAGGAATATCAGGTATTGTTTTAATTGGTCAACATCAACTATTAGGTGCTGCCTTGATGAGTCTGTTTATGAGCTATACTAACTTATCTTTTTTTGGATACATCATATATCGTCGTCTATTCTCCCTAAATCTTCGGCGAGTTTTAATACGTCCCTTGTTGATTACCACTTTTATGACTGCTGTTTTTTTCTTACTTAAAACAACTAATTTAAATTTTGTATGGATTTTAATTTTTGCATTCTCCGTCTATATTATGCTAATCTCATTGTTGGCTATTCGTCAGTTTGGTGGTTTTAATTCTGTATATAAAAAAATTCTAAGCAAAGGGTAA
- a CDS encoding acyltransferase family protein has product MTNDVKHIKPLTSIRGIAALSVVILHFSYYALPKTGVILSSHSAFFYNSYLWVDFFFILSGFIMTHVYINHFSSGVNLHKYCSYLFSRFARIYPLHIFILILFIGLEIIKIFLPNAEPFTEKFNLTALFANIFMLQAFALNCPPLFWCNTYWNEPAWSISVEFIIYFIFPSLLIKLLNNQQKDDLLIYFFSLTLLFLVTLTRGNLDSIIGIPSIARCGLECIIGIITYKVYRKGNYQKYWNNNLLTIVSLLWIFLIMNFNWDDSRLIRSIHDWIVLPGFSLLILSLSVNKNNVMTKFLKSSFIVYLGTISYSIYMIHWFIQEALKVFWFYKFNVTFGSTFNEYQSMISLGIFMVIVLCSASLIHNFIEVPGRNSLKYKFLTKQ; this is encoded by the coding sequence ATGACCAACGATGTAAAACATATTAAGCCTCTGACTTCTATACGAGGTATTGCAGCTTTATCAGTTGTAATACTTCATTTTTCTTACTATGCCTTACCAAAAACAGGTGTAATTTTGTCATCCCATAGTGCTTTTTTCTATAACAGCTATTTATGGGTTGATTTTTTCTTCATCCTGAGTGGTTTTATTATGACTCATGTTTACATCAATCATTTTTCATCTGGAGTCAATTTACATAAATACTGCTCATATTTATTTTCGCGCTTTGCTAGGATTTATCCCCTACATATATTTATATTGATTCTTTTTATTGGATTAGAGATTATAAAAATATTTTTACCAAATGCTGAGCCTTTTACAGAAAAATTTAATTTAACTGCACTTTTTGCTAACATTTTCATGTTGCAAGCTTTCGCTCTTAATTGTCCACCATTATTTTGGTGTAATACCTATTGGAATGAACCAGCTTGGTCAATCAGTGTAGAATTTATTATTTACTTTATATTTCCATCCCTCTTGATTAAATTGTTAAACAACCAGCAAAAAGATGATTTGTTAATTTACTTTTTTAGTCTGACATTATTATTCTTGGTCACACTAACCAGAGGTAATCTAGACAGCATTATTGGAATACCTTCGATAGCTAGATGTGGACTAGAATGTATTATTGGTATTATTACTTATAAGGTATATCGCAAAGGCAATTATCAAAAATATTGGAATAACAATTTATTAACCATAGTATCTTTATTGTGGATATTTTTGATTATGAATTTTAACTGGGATGATTCGCGTCTTATTCGTAGTATCCACGACTGGATAGTCTTACCGGGGTTTTCGCTACTTATCTTATCTTTATCCGTTAACAAAAATAATGTAATGACAAAATTTCTTAAATCATCATTTATCGTATATTTGGGGACTATATCTTACTCTATTTATATGATTCACTGGTTTATTCAAGAAGCATTAAAAGTTTTTTGGTTTTATAAGTTTAATGTTACTTTCGGAAGTACTTTTAACGAATATCAATCTATGATATCCTTGGGTATATTTATGGTAATAGTATTATGCAGTGCATCATTAATTCATAATTTTATAGAAGTACCTGGGCGAAATTCTTTAAAATATAAATTTTTAACTAAACAATAA